The following proteins are co-located in the Roseovarius arcticus genome:
- a CDS encoding isocitrate lyase/PEP mutase family protein → MTDIGTKFRALHRKGDPFLLVNAWDRGSARMMQALGAAAIATTSAGHAFSMGRVDGGTLTRDEALAHAQDIVSAVTVPVSGDFENGFGDAPETVAQTIRLAYEAGLAGCSIEDTALPDFTAYGFDLAVERIRAAASAARALPGDFVLVARADGVMLGQYDTDEAILRIQAFEAAGADCVYVPVPPDAKSLRRIIDSVSVPVNVLASGSYANTLRAEVAQMGAARISVGGALARVAYGAAISTAKDMLGGDFSGLARGAAEEEIENLLTK, encoded by the coding sequence ATGACTGATATCGGAACGAAATTTCGTGCGCTGCATCGCAAGGGTGATCCGTTCTTGCTCGTCAATGCATGGGACAGGGGATCGGCGCGTATGATGCAGGCGCTCGGCGCGGCCGCGATTGCCACAACGTCGGCTGGCCATGCGTTCAGCATGGGCCGCGTCGATGGCGGAACTCTGACGCGTGACGAGGCGCTGGCGCATGCGCAGGACATCGTTTCCGCTGTAACAGTGCCTGTTTCAGGCGATTTCGAGAACGGATTTGGCGACGCGCCCGAAACGGTCGCCCAGACCATACGGCTGGCATATGAGGCTGGTTTGGCAGGCTGCTCGATCGAGGATACGGCCCTGCCGGATTTCACCGCATACGGCTTTGATCTGGCGGTAGAGCGTATTCGCGCCGCTGCCAGCGCCGCTCGTGCGCTACCCGGTGATTTCGTTCTAGTCGCGCGGGCGGATGGTGTGATGCTGGGCCAATATGACACCGACGAGGCGATCCTACGCATTCAGGCCTTCGAGGCCGCTGGCGCGGATTGCGTCTACGTGCCTGTGCCGCCGGATGCGAAGTCACTGAGACGAATTATAGACAGCGTGTCGGTGCCTGTGAATGTGCTGGCATCTGGCAGTTACGCCAATACGCTGCGCGCGGAGGTCGCCCAAATGGGCGCGGCGCGTATTTCTGTCGGTGGCGCATTGGCGCGCGTCGCCTATGGCGCGGCGATTTCCACGGCCAAAGACATGCTTGGTGGTGATTTCTCGGGGCTAGCACGCGGCGCCGCCGAGGAAGAGATCGAAAACCTACTGACAAAGTGA
- the msrB gene encoding peptide-methionine (R)-S-oxide reductase MsrB, which produces MTRFSKDPDAIARLTPEEYHVTQQSGTERPGTGKYLGNKEVGIYVDIVSGEPLFASSDKYESGCGWPSFTKPIEPAHVAELHDDTLGMARVEVRSKHGDSHLGHVFRDGPRDRGGLRYCINSASLRFVPKGEMDAEGYGEYLDQVEDVA; this is translated from the coding sequence ATGACCCGATTCAGCAAAGATCCAGATGCCATCGCACGCCTCACGCCCGAAGAGTACCACGTGACCCAACAAAGCGGCACAGAGCGGCCCGGTACTGGCAAGTATTTGGGCAACAAAGAGGTGGGTATCTACGTCGATATCGTTTCAGGCGAGCCGCTGTTCGCATCATCGGACAAATACGAGAGCGGATGCGGCTGGCCTAGCTTCACCAAGCCGATTGAGCCTGCGCATGTCGCTGAGTTGCATGACGACACACTTGGGATGGCCCGCGTCGAGGTCCGTAGCAAGCATGGCGACAGCCACCTCGGCCACGTCTTTCGCGATGGACCACGCGACCGGGGCGGGCTGCGCTATTGCATCAATTCGGCGTCGCTGCGTTTCGTGCCCAAAGGCGAAATGGATGCAGAAGGCTACGGCGAATATTTGGACCAAGTGGAGGATGTGGCATGA
- the msrA gene encoding peptide-methionine (S)-S-oxide reductase MsrA — MSEERAVLAGGCFWGMEDLIRKRDGVLSTRVGYTGGDVPNATYRDHGTHAEAIEITFDPAKISYREILELFFQIHDPTTLNRQGNDVGLGYRSAIYYVNDAQKLEARSTIKDVEASGNWPGKVVTEVEPVGDFWQAEPEHQDYLERVPNGYTCHFPRADWVLPRS, encoded by the coding sequence ATGAGCGAAGAGCGCGCAGTTCTAGCCGGCGGATGTTTCTGGGGGATGGAGGATCTGATCCGTAAGCGCGATGGGGTCCTGTCCACCCGCGTTGGATATACCGGCGGTGATGTGCCCAATGCGACGTACCGCGATCATGGCACGCATGCCGAGGCAATCGAGATTACGTTTGACCCTGCAAAGATCAGCTATCGCGAGATCCTTGAGCTGTTTTTTCAGATCCATGATCCGACTACATTGAACCGGCAGGGCAATGATGTGGGACTCGGTTATCGCTCCGCCATTTACTACGTCAATGACGCGCAGAAACTGGAAGCGCGCAGTACAATCAAGGATGTCGAGGCCAGTGGCAATTGGCCGGGCAAGGTCGTGACGGAGGTAGAGCCCGTGGGCGATTTCTGGCAAGCTGAGCCTGAGCATCAAGATTACCTGGAGCGTGTACCGAACGGATATACCTGCCATTTCCCGCGCGCAGACTGGGTTCTGCCGCGCAGCTAG
- a CDS encoding DMT family transporter, which translates to MQPVKAISLKLCAVILFIIMSSLIKAASDDVPPGEAVFFRSFFAVPVTIVWLVMLGQLSTGLRVKSIWGHLRRGVAGTVAMALMFAGLALLPLPEVTALGYTSSLLIVIFAAVFLGEKVGFFRISAVCAGLIGVLIILAPKLSVFGGAPVETSQIIGAVVVLIGATCAAIAQITIRKLVQTEHPAAIAFYFSVTATVLSALTFPFGWVLPTGWLVIQLVLAGVLGGAAQIFLTLSYRYADASIVAPFDYASMLFALGIGYFIFDEAPTGPMLVGAGMIAAAGIAIILREHHLGLKRGRARALRTPQG; encoded by the coding sequence ATGCAGCCGGTCAAGGCGATTTCGCTAAAATTATGCGCGGTCATTCTCTTCATCATCATGTCGTCGCTAATCAAGGCGGCATCCGACGACGTCCCGCCGGGTGAGGCGGTCTTTTTTCGCTCGTTTTTCGCCGTTCCGGTGACGATTGTCTGGCTGGTGATGCTGGGCCAGCTATCGACTGGCCTGCGCGTCAAGTCGATTTGGGGTCATCTGCGCCGGGGTGTTGCGGGTACGGTCGCGATGGCATTGATGTTTGCAGGACTGGCCTTGCTGCCGCTGCCTGAGGTGACCGCGCTGGGTTATACATCCTCCCTGCTCATCGTCATTTTCGCCGCGGTTTTTTTAGGTGAAAAGGTGGGCTTCTTCCGCATCAGCGCCGTCTGCGCCGGATTGATTGGCGTTCTGATCATTCTCGCGCCAAAGCTAAGCGTTTTTGGCGGTGCGCCGGTCGAGACGTCTCAGATAATTGGCGCGGTTGTGGTTCTGATCGGCGCGACCTGCGCCGCCATTGCGCAGATCACCATTCGCAAACTGGTCCAGACCGAGCATCCGGCAGCCATAGCGTTCTATTTTTCGGTCACGGCGACGGTTCTGTCGGCTTTGACATTTCCGTTTGGCTGGGTGCTGCCAACTGGCTGGCTTGTGATACAGTTGGTGCTGGCAGGTGTGCTGGGCGGGGCCGCTCAAATATTCCTGACGCTGTCCTATCGCTATGCAGATGCCAGTATAGTGGCGCCTTTTGACTATGCCTCAATGCTGTTCGCGCTGGGCATCGGCTATTTTATATTCGATGAGGCGCCGACCGGGCCGATGCTGGTCGGGGCTGGAATGATCGCTGCTGCAGGCATCGCAATCATCTTGCGCGAACATCATTTGGGCCTCAAGCGGGGCCGCGCCCGCGCGCTGCGCACGCCGCAGGGCTAA
- a CDS encoding NAD(P)/FAD-dependent oxidoreductase — translation MRRIYPDHAYGEAPRAACYWPTTMEGEANPRARGTLTADVAIIGAGFTGLSAALHLAQDGADVIVLEAQDVGWGASGRNGGFCCLGGSAASDKALTRMYGEDARRDFRTAERRAVELAADLIEGHGMQVDRHSNGETVMAHTPAAFDGFDARAQEIERDYGVTPAIIPAEKQAQNGMTGPFHGAMSTPIGFALNPMKYIQGLADAARAAGVRIRAHSPVQRIDQGASFNLQTPEARVQARRLIVATNGYSSDDLPAWMKGRYLPTQSNVLVTREMTDAELAAQGWTSRQACYDDRFFLHYFRLMPNNRMLFGMRGGLFSAPWADERMHANIRQHFETMFPAWQHVETPHSWHGLLSISRDLTPYAGPIDTMPGAFTAISYHGNGVAMGTYAGALLADLAQDRAPRRCYPKVMQTPPKHWPLGRFRRAWFWPVYAAMWATGA, via the coding sequence ATGAGGCGCATCTATCCCGATCACGCCTATGGCGAGGCACCGCGCGCTGCCTGCTACTGGCCCACGACAATGGAAGGCGAGGCGAATCCGCGGGCGCGCGGCACGCTGACGGCAGATGTGGCAATCATCGGTGCAGGCTTTACCGGGCTGTCGGCGGCGCTGCATCTGGCCCAGGACGGCGCGGACGTGATTGTACTGGAGGCGCAGGATGTCGGATGGGGCGCATCTGGGCGCAATGGCGGCTTTTGCTGCCTTGGCGGATCGGCCGCCTCGGACAAGGCGCTGACGCGAATGTACGGCGAGGACGCGCGACGCGATTTTCGCACGGCCGAGCGCCGCGCCGTTGAACTGGCAGCGGACCTGATAGAAGGGCATGGGATGCAGGTCGATCGCCACTCAAATGGCGAGACGGTAATGGCGCATACACCTGCCGCGTTCGACGGCTTTGACGCGCGCGCCCAAGAGATTGAGCGGGACTATGGCGTCACACCCGCAATCATTCCGGCCGAAAAGCAGGCACAAAACGGCATGACAGGGCCGTTTCATGGCGCGATGAGCACGCCCATAGGATTTGCCCTGAACCCGATGAAATACATTCAGGGGCTGGCCGATGCCGCCCGTGCCGCTGGCGTTCGTATTCGCGCGCACAGCCCTGTTCAGCGCATTGACCAAGGGGCCAGCTTTAACCTGCAAACTCCGGAGGCCCGCGTGCAGGCCCGCCGCCTGATCGTGGCAACCAACGGCTACAGCTCGGACGATCTGCCCGCTTGGATGAAGGGCCGCTACCTGCCCACGCAATCAAACGTGCTGGTTACCCGCGAGATGACCGACGCCGAGCTTGCCGCCCAAGGCTGGACCAGTCGGCAGGCCTGCTATGACGACCGCTTTTTCCTGCACTACTTCCGCCTGATGCCGAACAACAGGATGCTGTTCGGCATGCGCGGTGGCCTCTTTAGCGCGCCTTGGGCAGACGAACGAATGCACGCCAATATCCGCCAGCATTTTGAGACGATGTTCCCCGCGTGGCAGCATGTCGAGACGCCGCATAGCTGGCATGGCCTGCTCAGCATCTCGCGTGATCTGACCCCATATGCAGGGCCAATAGACACCATGCCCGGCGCGTTCACCGCCATATCTTATCACGGCAACGGGGTGGCTATGGGGACTTATGCCGGCGCACTGCTGGCAGATTTGGCGCAGGACCGTGCGCCGCGCCGTTGCTACCCAAAGGTTATGCAAACACCCCCCAAGCACTGGCCGTTGGGCCGATTCCGGCGTGCGTGGTTTTGGCCGGTCTATGCGGCGATGTGGGCGACTGGGGCCTAA
- a CDS encoding ABC transporter permease — MRRVTWFNATSLTLGFAFLYLPMVILIIYSFNDSKLVTVWAGFSTRWYGELLQNEAFLDAAWVTIKVAVISSSIATVLGTMAALVLVRAGRFSGRTLFSGMIYAPLVMPEVITGLSLLLLFIGMNVDRGIVTIVLAHTTFSMCYVSVVVSSRLVTFDQSLEEAALDLGCSQLQAFLLVTLPIIAPAVISGWLLAFTLSLDDLVIASFTAGPSSTTLPIKIWSSIRLGLSPEINALSTLMISVVAVGVITASLISKRSSLKRQADERAAGT; from the coding sequence ATGAGACGCGTCACATGGTTTAACGCCACTTCCCTCACGCTGGGCTTTGCCTTTCTTTACCTGCCGATGGTGATCCTCATCATCTACAGCTTCAACGACAGCAAGCTGGTGACGGTCTGGGCAGGATTCTCCACCCGCTGGTATGGCGAATTGCTACAGAACGAGGCGTTTCTAGACGCGGCTTGGGTCACGATCAAGGTGGCGGTTATATCATCGTCCATTGCCACAGTGCTGGGAACGATGGCCGCGCTGGTGCTGGTGCGTGCCGGGCGCTTTTCGGGCCGGACGCTGTTTTCGGGTATGATATATGCCCCCCTTGTCATGCCCGAGGTCATCACCGGCCTGTCGCTGTTGCTGCTGTTCATTGGGATGAACGTCGACAGGGGAATCGTGACCATCGTGCTGGCACACACGACGTTTTCGATGTGCTACGTATCGGTCGTGGTATCCTCGCGCCTCGTCACTTTTGACCAATCGCTAGAGGAGGCAGCACTGGATCTGGGCTGTTCGCAACTACAGGCGTTCCTTTTGGTCACACTTCCGATCATTGCGCCTGCAGTCATCTCCGGCTGGCTCTTGGCCTTCACGCTCAGCCTCGATGATCTGGTAATCGCGAGCTTCACAGCTGGACCTTCGTCGACCACACTGCCTATCAAGATCTGGTCATCGATCCGCCTCGGCCTCAGCCCCGAGATTAACGCCCTGTCGACCCTGATGATCTCGGTTGTCGCGGTTGGCGTCATTACCGCATCACTGATCAGCAAGCGCAGCAGCCTCAAGCGCCAAGCAGACGAGCGCGCAGCAGGCACATGA
- a CDS encoding ABC transporter permease subunit, translated as MRRIFLIAVPYLWLVALFLVPFLIVLKISLSDIALAIPPYTPTLDLGGGWAGIKEFFGNLDFENFEFLTTDDLYWKAYLSSLKIAFVATLLTLIVAYPIAYGMASAPDHWRPTLMMLVILPFWTSFLIRVYSWVGILSNEGYLNQLLLSLGLISEPLTILNTNVAVYIGIVYTYLPFMILPIYAALERMDASLLEAAEDLGCSRITAFWLVTFPLSKNGIIAGCFLVFIPTIGEFVIPSLLGGSRTLMIGKVLWEEFFNNRDWPVASAVAVILLLILIIPIILFQRNEQKQREAEG; from the coding sequence ATGCGCCGCATTTTTTTGATCGCTGTCCCGTATCTGTGGCTCGTGGCGCTTTTCCTCGTCCCGTTCCTGATCGTGCTAAAAATCAGCCTCAGTGACATTGCACTTGCGATACCGCCCTACACGCCGACGCTTGACCTAGGTGGCGGCTGGGCAGGGATCAAGGAGTTCTTCGGCAATCTCGACTTTGAGAATTTTGAATTCCTGACGACCGATGACCTTTATTGGAAGGCCTATCTATCGTCCTTGAAAATCGCCTTCGTCGCCACTCTTCTCACGCTGATTGTCGCCTATCCGATCGCCTACGGCATGGCCAGCGCACCCGATCACTGGCGCCCGACGCTGATGATGCTGGTGATCCTGCCATTTTGGACCAGCTTCCTTATTAGGGTCTATTCGTGGGTCGGAATCCTCTCGAACGAGGGGTATCTGAACCAGCTTCTGCTGTCCCTTGGCCTGATTTCCGAGCCTTTGACGATCCTGAATACCAACGTCGCCGTCTATATCGGCATCGTCTATACCTACCTGCCATTCATGATCCTGCCGATCTATGCAGCGCTGGAGCGGATGGACGCGTCCCTGCTGGAGGCCGCCGAAGATCTGGGGTGCAGCCGCATAACTGCGTTCTGGCTGGTCACGTTTCCGCTGTCAAAAAACGGCATCATCGCGGGCTGTTTCCTAGTCTTCATCCCCACGATCGGAGAATTTGTGATCCCGTCGCTACTGGGCGGCTCGCGGACGCTGATGATCGGCAAGGTCCTCTGGGAGGAGTTCTTTAACAACCGTGACTGGCCAGTGGCTAGCGCCGTGGCTGTCATCCTTCTGCTGATCCTAATCATCCCCATCATCTTGTTCCAACGCAACGAGCAGAAGCAGCGGGAGGCCGAAGGATGA
- a CDS encoding ABC transporter ATP-binding protein — translation MSQTVFEPWNDPAAKPLIQFKNVTKRFGEFTAIDNQTFDIYEREFFALLGPSGCGKTTLMRMLAGFEKVTEGSIILDGVDLAPIPPNKRAVNMMFQSYALFPHLSVYDNIAFGLKRDKMPKDQIAERVEQMLKLVRLEKFAQRKPHQISGGQRQRVALARSLAKAPKLLLLDEPLGALDAKLRQDTQFELVDIQEKTGTTFVIVTHDQEEAMTVATRVAVMDDGKIMQADTPANIYEVPSSVYVADFIGDVTIIEGRATKRGNGYDIAFAEGQPVLHAESEKQFQNGQAVHLAIRPEKVTITADKPDAANALKGTILDIAYLGNLSTYHVKLETGQMVKAQTANTRRLSRRSFSWEDTVWLSWTDSAGVLLEG, via the coding sequence ATGAGCCAGACCGTTTTCGAGCCGTGGAACGACCCAGCGGCCAAACCGCTGATCCAGTTCAAGAATGTCACCAAGCGTTTTGGCGAATTTACCGCCATCGACAACCAGACCTTCGATATCTACGAGCGCGAGTTTTTTGCGCTACTCGGGCCATCGGGCTGCGGCAAAACTACGCTGATGCGGATGTTGGCCGGGTTCGAAAAGGTAACCGAGGGCAGCATCATTCTGGACGGTGTTGATCTGGCCCCGATCCCCCCGAACAAGCGGGCGGTAAACATGATGTTTCAGTCCTACGCGCTGTTCCCGCACCTCTCGGTCTATGACAACATCGCCTTTGGCCTCAAACGCGACAAGATGCCCAAGGACCAGATCGCTGAGCGCGTGGAGCAGATGCTGAAACTGGTCCGGTTGGAAAAATTCGCTCAGCGTAAACCCCACCAGATATCAGGCGGCCAACGCCAGCGTGTCGCCCTTGCCCGCAGCCTCGCCAAGGCGCCCAAGCTGCTGCTTCTGGACGAACCGCTTGGCGCACTGGACGCCAAGCTGCGGCAGGACACACAGTTCGAGCTGGTGGATATTCAAGAAAAGACGGGCACAACTTTCGTTATCGTGACCCACGACCAAGAAGAGGCGATGACCGTCGCGACCCGCGTCGCCGTGATGGACGATGGCAAAATCATGCAGGCGGATACACCCGCCAACATCTATGAAGTGCCAAGTTCGGTTTATGTCGCCGATTTCATCGGTGACGTAACCATCATTGAGGGCCGCGCGACCAAGAGGGGCAACGGCTACGACATCGCGTTTGCGGAGGGACAGCCTGTCCTGCACGCCGAGTCGGAAAAGCAGTTTCAGAATGGGCAGGCCGTCCATCTGGCGATCCGCCCAGAAAAGGTGACGATCACGGCGGACAAACCCGACGCGGCCAACGCGCTAAAGGGTACGATCCTCGATATCGCCTATCTGGGCAATTTGTCGACCTACCACGTCAAGCTTGAGACCGGCCAGATGGTCAAGGCGCAGACGGCCAATACCCGCCGCCTGTCACGCCGCAGTTTCAGCTGGGAGGATACCGTCTGGCTGAGCTGGACCGATTCTGCCGGCGTTCTGCTGGAGGGATAG
- a CDS encoding polyamine ABC transporter substrate-binding protein, translating into MRNTILTTTAAFALMATTATAEEVRVYNWSDYIDESLLEKFETETGIDLTYDVFDSNEVLETKMLAGGSGYDVVVPSGTFLQRQITAGAFQKLDMDKLPNAANMWDLIKERTEQYDPENAYSINYMWGTTGIGVNLGKVKEALGEDAPVGSLDLIFKPENMEKLAACGVHMLDAPAEMIPMALKFIGEDPDSHDPEVIEKVEPVLMAIRPYIAKFHSSEYINALANGDICVAIGWSGDILQARDRAAEADNGVEIAYHAAKEGAQMWFDQMAIPVDAPNPDGAHKFLNFIMDAQNAATASNYVYYANGNKASQEFLVEDVIGDPAIYPDEETLENLFTTTPFEPKVQRVVTRLWTKIKSGT; encoded by the coding sequence ATGAGAAATACCATTCTGACCACCACAGCCGCCTTTGCGCTGATGGCGACCACCGCCACCGCCGAAGAGGTGCGCGTCTACAACTGGTCCGATTATATTGATGAATCGCTGCTGGAAAAATTTGAGACAGAAACCGGCATCGACCTGACCTATGACGTCTTTGACAGTAACGAAGTTCTAGAGACAAAGATGCTGGCCGGCGGATCGGGCTATGACGTCGTCGTCCCATCGGGCACTTTCCTGCAACGCCAGATCACCGCAGGCGCCTTTCAAAAACTGGACATGGACAAGCTGCCCAACGCAGCTAACATGTGGGACCTGATCAAAGAGCGCACCGAGCAGTATGACCCAGAAAACGCGTATTCAATTAACTACATGTGGGGCACGACCGGCATTGGCGTGAACCTGGGCAAGGTCAAAGAGGCGCTGGGCGAGGATGCGCCTGTCGGATCGCTCGACCTGATCTTTAAGCCTGAGAATATGGAAAAGCTGGCCGCGTGCGGCGTGCATATGCTGGACGCCCCTGCCGAGATGATCCCGATGGCATTGAAGTTTATTGGCGAGGATCCCGACAGCCACGACCCCGAAGTCATCGAAAAGGTCGAGCCCGTCCTGATGGCAATTCGCCCCTATATCGCCAAATTCCACTCTAGCGAGTATATCAACGCGCTGGCAAATGGTGATATCTGCGTCGCAATCGGCTGGTCCGGTGACATCCTGCAAGCGCGCGACCGCGCCGCTGAGGCCGACAACGGCGTCGAGATCGCGTATCACGCCGCCAAGGAAGGTGCGCAGATGTGGTTTGACCAAATGGCGATCCCAGTGGACGCGCCGAACCCCGACGGTGCGCACAAGTTCCTGAACTTCATCATGGACGCCCAGAACGCCGCCACCGCATCGAACTATGTTTATTATGCCAACGGCAACAAGGCGAGCCAAGAGTTTTTGGTCGAGGACGTGATCGGCGATCCGGCGATCTATCCAGATGAGGAAACGTTGGAGAACCTGTTCACCACCACGCCCTTTGAGCCAAAGGTTCAGCGTGTTGTCACGCGCCTCTGGACCAAGATTAAGTCCGGTACCTAA
- a CDS encoding GntR family transcriptional regulator, with protein MPQLAQKFSTIDTAMPAHAQVYLRLRDMILYGDLTPGQAVTIQGLTAQLSAGMTPVREAIRRLISQGALEFQGNRRVSVPQLDADDISEIIVAREWLDPHLARQAIARATDADIAALTHLDGALDGAIMKGDLRAYLHLNHQFHLYLYRLAASPILADLAAGLWLRFGPSMRVLCGRLGTQNLPDNHKELLTAMRANDPDAAAAAIAADVRQGMDQLRASLDEAAQASDSIDKA; from the coding sequence ATGCCGCAACTTGCCCAAAAATTCAGCACAATCGACACGGCGATGCCCGCACATGCGCAAGTTTATCTGCGGCTGCGCGATATGATCTTGTATGGCGATTTGACGCCGGGACAGGCTGTCACGATCCAGGGCCTAACCGCACAACTCAGCGCCGGTATGACTCCGGTGCGCGAGGCGATCCGAAGGTTGATTTCACAAGGTGCCCTGGAGTTTCAGGGCAATCGCCGGGTCAGTGTGCCGCAGTTGGATGCAGACGACATCAGCGAAATCATTGTTGCGCGCGAATGGCTTGACCCGCATCTGGCGCGGCAAGCCATAGCACGTGCAACGGATGCAGATATCGCAGCGCTCACGCATCTGGATGGTGCGCTCGACGGCGCAATTATGAAGGGCGATCTGCGCGCGTATCTGCACCTGAACCATCAGTTCCACCTCTACCTTTATCGCTTGGCTGCGTCGCCGATTCTGGCCGATCTTGCGGCGGGTCTCTGGCTGCGGTTCGGCCCATCGATGCGGGTCCTGTGCGGGCGTTTGGGCACGCAGAATCTGCCGGACAATCACAAGGAACTGTTGACCGCGATGCGAGCGAACGATCCAGACGCAGCCGCTGCAGCCATCGCAGCAGATGTGCGCCAAGGCATGGACCAACTTCGCGCCTCCCTTGATGAAGCGGCCCAAGCCAGCGATTCGATTGACAAAGCATAA